The following are encoded together in the Onychostoma macrolepis isolate SWU-2019 chromosome 03, ASM1243209v1, whole genome shotgun sequence genome:
- the LOC131534418 gene encoding fucolectin-like: MPYLKRTIKEHKIIIFTIRFENLAVAGAAIQSSTSADWFAEKAIDRGLQQLYTGCSSTLNETDPWWRLDLQDVYRVSKVVVTNRKDCCAEQINGAEIRIGNSLEKNGINNPICAVIPAIPAGESYSYSCDGMEGRYVNLIIPGDMKILTLCEVKVYGEGPCLKRSFVKLLFHSSKDLTDSTIRENVLKQLGSALADRGITDVTLRWSQTPKQEVKQNADKRRCDSSMQ, from the exons ATGCCATACTTGAAACGTACTATAAAGGAACACAAAATCATAATTTTCACAATTCGGTTTG aaaatctgGCAGTAGCTGGAGCTGCTATACAGTCGTCAACATCTGCGGACTGGTTTGCTGAAAAAGCCATTGATCGAGGTCTCCAGCAGCTGTATACGGGATGCTCCTCAACCCTTAATGAGACAGACCCGTGGTGGAGGCTGGATCTGCAGGATGTCTACCGAGTTAGTAAAGTGGTCGTCACTAATAGAAAAGACTGCTGTGCAGAACAAATAAACGGAGCAGAGATTCGCATCGGAAACTCTTTGGAGAAAAACGGCATCAACAATCCCAT ATGTGCTGTTATTCCTGCTATTCCAGCAGGTGAGTCCTACAGCTACTCATGTGATGGGATGGAGGGACGTTACGTGAATCTGATCATTCCTGGAGACATGAAGATACTCACTCTGTGTGAGGTGAAGGTCTATGGAGAAG GTCCCTGTTTAAAAAgatcatttgtaaaactgctgtTTCACTCCAGCAAAGATTTGACCGACTCTACAATAAGAGAAAACGTTCTGAAACag TTGGGATCTGCTCTGGCTGATAGAGGAATCACAGACGTGACACTGAGGTGGTCTCAAACCcctaaacaggaagtgaagcagAACGCTGACAAAC GTCGTTGTGATTCAAGTATGCAATAA